One Blastocatellia bacterium DNA window includes the following coding sequences:
- the rpsM gene encoding 30S ribosomal protein S13, which yields MARIAGVDLPDNKRAEIGLTYIYGIGRSRAMRIIKEAAEESNQSAQTLGGKKMKELTEEELSRIRAAIERTGDVEGDLRKAIQIDIKRLIEIGCYRGLRHRRGLPVRGQRTHTNARTRKGPRRATIAKKKAPGKK from the coding sequence ATGGCGCGTATCGCGGGTGTGGATTTGCCAGATAATAAAAGAGCAGAAATAGGTTTAACCTATATTTATGGAATTGGTCGCTCTCGGGCAATGCGCATTATTAAAGAAGCAGCAGAAGAATCAAATCAATCTGCACAAACCCTAGGCGGAAAAAAGATGAAAGAGCTTACAGAAGAAGAGCTTTCACGTATTCGTGCAGCAATAGAAAGAACTGGTGATGTAGAAGGCGATTTGCGCAAAGCAATCCAAATAGATATAAAAAGATTGATAGAGATTGGTTGTTATAGAGGTTTGCGACATCGTCGGGGTTTACCTGTTCGTGGTCAACGTACGCATACTAATGCTAGAACACGAAAAGGCCCACGTAGAGCTACTATTGCTAAGAAGAAGGCTCCTGGTAAGAAGTAA
- the rplO gene encoding 50S ribosomal protein L15 codes for MSLGLHNIGVPKGANKAKKRVGRGPGSGHGKTSARGNKGQKSRSGYSSMRGFEGGQMPLHRRLPKRGFTNIFKKEWNEVNLDTLEKMFQEGETVTTDALLEKGIIKKLAKDGLAILAKGTISKALKVEAHRFSQSAKDKICAVGGSIVVTSSYGEKVN; via the coding sequence ATGTCATTAGGATTGCATAATATTGGTGTTCCAAAAGGAGCCAACAAAGCCAAAAAAAGGGTTGGTCGGGGCCCGGGTTCAGGCCATGGAAAAACATCGGCTCGTGGTAACAAAGGACAAAAATCTCGTTCAGGTTATAGTAGCATGCGAGGTTTTGAAGGTGGTCAGATGCCACTCCATAGACGTTTACCAAAACGAGGTTTCACTAATATATTCAAAAAAGAGTGGAACGAAGTTAATTTAGACACACTTGAAAAGATGTTTCAAGAAGGTGAAACTGTAACAACAGATGCTTTATTAGAAAAAGGTATTATCAAAAAACTAGCAAAAGATGGATTAGCTATTTTAGCTAAAGGAACTATTAGCAAAGCACTTAAAGTAGAAGCCCATCGTTTTAGCCAAAGTGCGAAAGATAAAATATGTGCTGTTGGGGGAAGCATTGTAGTGACTTCTTCTTATGGAGAAAAAGTAAACTAA
- the accB gene encoding acetyl-CoA carboxylase biotin carboxyl carrier protein, translating into MELKEIKELIELVSEKGFTEFELKQGSFKIKISSFSNDVTPPSVSKSSKRLEEPQTEKIIPTVVEPPKTPIVTEKEIKVEKDLHKIKSPIVGTFYRAPSPTSDSFVKVGSQIKPGTVLCIIEAMKLMNEIESDVGGEIVEIYVENNHPVEYGQPLFGVKVN; encoded by the coding sequence GTGGAGCTTAAGGAAATTAAAGAATTAATTGAGCTAGTTTCAGAAAAAGGTTTTACTGAGTTTGAGTTAAAACAAGGGAGTTTTAAAATAAAAATTTCTTCATTTAGTAATGATGTTACACCTCCTAGTGTTTCAAAAAGTTCAAAACGCCTAGAAGAGCCTCAAACGGAAAAAATTATACCTACTGTTGTAGAACCTCCTAAAACACCTATTGTTACAGAAAAAGAAATAAAAGTAGAAAAAGATTTACATAAGATAAAATCCCCTATAGTTGGTACTTTTTATCGCGCTCCTAGTCCAACATCAGACTCTTTTGTAAAAGTAGGTAGCCAAATTAAACCTGGTACTGTTTTATGTATTATTGAAGCTATGAAGTTAATGAATGAAATTGAGTCTGATGTAGGTGGCGAAATAGTAGAAATATATGTGGAAAACAACCACCCTGTTGAGTATGGTCAACCGCTTTTTGGAGTCAAAGTAAATTAA
- the rpsD gene encoding 30S ribosomal protein S4, translating into MARYRGAVCRLCRREGVKLYLKGERCYKPSCAIDKRGQQPPGEHGQDARRGKLVGYAEQLREKQKVKRVYGMLEGQFRSYFEKAVRQKGVTGENLLLLLERRLDNVVYKLGYATSHAQARQLVTHGHIVVNGRKVNIPSFQVKVGDKITIKETSKNNGFIQTAFQTAGGRGRPAWLEIADASNMVGQVLSLPRREDIDSSIKEQLIVELYSK; encoded by the coding sequence TTGGCAAGGTATCGTGGTGCGGTTTGTCGTCTTTGTAGGCGCGAAGGCGTGAAGTTATACTTAAAAGGTGAGCGTTGTTATAAACCCTCTTGTGCTATAGATAAAAGAGGCCAACAACCTCCAGGTGAGCATGGACAAGATGCTCGACGTGGCAAGTTAGTAGGTTATGCTGAACAACTAAGAGAAAAACAAAAAGTTAAACGTGTTTATGGTATGTTAGAAGGGCAGTTTCGTAGTTATTTTGAAAAAGCTGTTCGCCAAAAAGGTGTTACAGGTGAAAACCTTTTACTTCTTTTAGAACGTCGTTTAGATAATGTTGTTTATAAACTTGGTTATGCTACTTCCCACGCTCAAGCAAGGCAGTTAGTTACACATGGTCATATAGTTGTAAATGGAAGAAAAGTTAATATTCCTTCTTTTCAAGTAAAGGTTGGGGATAAAATAACTATCAAAGAAACTAGTAAAAATAATGGTTTTATCCAAACAGCTTTTCAAACTGCTGGTGGACGTGGTAGACCAGCTTGGTTAGAAATTGCTGACGCAAGTAATATGGTTGGTCAAGTTTTGTCTTTACCTAGACGCGAAGATATTGACTCAAGCATAAAAGAACAATTGATAGTAGAACTTTATTCCAAGTAA
- the rplQ gene encoding 50S ribosomal protein L17 — MRHNVAHRKLGRPTPHRKALLRNLATSLILHERIVTTLPKAKELRPFVEKAITLGKAGTLHARRLATGYFFAGNTGRMSSVRRKTKPPEPQAGVKAVSKLFDEVAKRYESRPGGYTRILKLGNRRGDGAELAIIELVDSKPEPLASESTTEK, encoded by the coding sequence ATGCGACACAATGTTGCTCATAGAAAGTTGGGTCGTCCAACACCACATCGTAAAGCTTTACTTAGAAATCTAGCAACATCACTTATATTACATGAGCGTATAGTAACTACTTTGCCAAAAGCAAAAGAGTTACGACCATTTGTTGAAAAAGCTATTACACTTGGCAAAGCAGGTACTTTACATGCTCGACGTTTAGCTACAGGTTACTTTTTTGCTGGGAATACAGGGCGGATGTCATCTGTAAGACGTAAGACAAAGCCACCTGAGCCACAAGCAGGTGTAAAAGCTGTTAGCAAGCTTTTTGATGAAGTAGCTAAAAGATATGAGTCTCGCCCGGGTGGTTATACTCGTATTCTTAAATTAGGTAATCGCCGAGGTGATGGTGCAGAACTAGCAATTATTGAGTTAGTAGACAGCAAACCAGAGCCGCTTGCATCTGAATCAACTACAGAAAAATAA
- a CDS encoding DNA-directed RNA polymerase subunit alpha, giving the protein MEQQILTWTNFQKPKRLMCEFETLTDTYGRFYAQPFERGFGTTIGNTLRRALLSSIEGPAITAVKIEGVLDEFSPIQGSGEDATDIILNLKRISFKLHTNEPKVLRVTFKGPGRFTAGHIPLDEDIDIIDPNIYITSLEEETSLDIELYIKQGYGYVAAQYNADDNLSTGCLPLDSVHSPVRKVNYQVEPARLGQDTDYDRLTLEVWTNGGIRPEAAISLAAKLIKDHMSVFINFEEGPEVQEPEPEEKPSPFNENLDRSVEELELSVRSYNCLKNADIRTIRELVQKTEAEMLKTKNFGRKSLNEIKEILGAMGLHLGMRFDDTGSPLKEEE; this is encoded by the coding sequence ATGGAGCAACAAATTTTAACTTGGACAAACTTTCAAAAGCCAAAAAGGTTGATGTGTGAGTTTGAAACGCTAACAGATACATATGGGCGTTTTTATGCTCAACCTTTTGAACGAGGTTTTGGTACAACTATAGGGAACACTCTACGTAGAGCGTTACTTTCTTCTATAGAAGGGCCAGCAATTACAGCAGTTAAAATAGAAGGTGTTTTAGATGAGTTTTCCCCTATACAAGGATCAGGTGAAGACGCTACTGATATAATACTTAATCTAAAGCGAATTTCATTTAAACTACATACAAATGAACCAAAAGTACTTCGGGTCACATTTAAGGGCCCTGGCAGGTTTACAGCAGGGCATATACCTCTTGATGAAGATATAGATATAATTGACCCTAATATTTATATCACTTCTTTAGAAGAAGAGACTTCTTTAGATATAGAATTGTATATTAAGCAAGGATATGGTTATGTTGCGGCACAATATAATGCCGATGATAATTTATCTACAGGTTGTTTACCATTAGATTCTGTGCATTCTCCTGTTAGAAAAGTTAACTATCAAGTTGAGCCTGCTCGTTTAGGGCAAGACACTGACTATGATAGATTGACATTGGAAGTTTGGACTAATGGTGGAATTCGTCCTGAAGCTGCAATAAGTTTGGCTGCTAAATTAATCAAAGATCACATGTCAGTCTTTATTAATTTTGAAGAAGGGCCTGAGGTTCAAGAGCCTGAGCCAGAAGAAAAGCCATCTCCTTTTAATGAAAACTTAGATAGATCTGTTGAAGAGCTAGAATTATCTGTTCGTTCTTATAACTGCTTGAAAAATGCTGATATCAGAACTATTAGGGAACTAGTTCAAAAGACAGAAGCAGAGATGCTAAAAACTAAAAACTTTGGCCGTAAATCTCTAAATGAAATTAAAGAAATCTTAGGTGCTATGGGACTACACCTTGGTATGCGATTTGATGATACAGGTAGTCCTCTTAAAGAAGAAGAGTAA
- the map gene encoding type I methionyl aminopeptidase, whose translation MIITKTRAEIQKMYGAGQLVAQVLRQLSRLVTPGITTSELDIYAEKCIRDAGAIPTFKGYRGYPYSICTSVNEQVVHGFPSERILKEGDIISIDCGATLAGYVGDSAITIPVGRVSDEAQKLVDVTRESLYQAIEKMQVGNRLYDVSYAVQSYAESRGYTVVRDFCGHGIGTAMHEEPQVPNYGKPGKGPRLREGWVLAIEPMVNVGSYQVKIEKDGWTVTTIDKRLSAHFEHTIAILSEGPWVLTQLNS comes from the coding sequence ATGATAATAACAAAAACAAGAGCAGAAATTCAGAAAATGTATGGTGCTGGGCAATTAGTAGCACAAGTCTTGAGACAATTGTCTAGATTGGTTACACCAGGTATAACTACAAGTGAGCTTGATATTTATGCTGAAAAATGTATAAGAGATGCAGGAGCTATTCCAACTTTTAAGGGATATCGCGGTTATCCTTATTCAATCTGTACCTCTGTTAACGAACAAGTTGTACATGGATTTCCTTCAGAGCGTATTCTTAAAGAAGGTGACATAATAAGTATTGATTGTGGTGCAACCTTAGCTGGATATGTTGGAGATTCTGCTATAACTATTCCTGTTGGCCGTGTTTCTGATGAAGCTCAAAAACTAGTTGATGTTACTAGAGAGTCTCTTTATCAAGCTATTGAGAAAATGCAAGTAGGCAATAGGTTGTATGATGTTTCTTATGCAGTACAATCTTATGCTGAATCAAGAGGCTATACAGTAGTTAGAGATTTTTGTGGTCATGGTATAGGCACAGCAATGCATGAAGAACCTCAAGTTCCTAACTATGGTAAACCAGGTAAAGGCCCTCGGCTTCGAGAAGGTTGGGTATTAGCTATTGAACCAATGGTAAATGTTGGTTCTTATCAAGTAAAAATTGAAAAAGATGGTTGGACAGTAACAACAATTGATAAGAGATTATCTGCTCATTTTGAACATACAATAGCAATTCTTTCTGAAGGCCCTTGGGTACTTACTCAGCTAAATTCTTAA
- the rplE gene encoding 50S ribosomal protein L5, with translation MVPRLKQKYKEQVSSLLMKEFELTNPMAVPKIEKIVINMGLGRDFITSNNAKILDIAADELAVITGQKPVITRAKKSIAAFKLRQNMTIGAMVTLRNDRMYEFLDRLISVVLPRVRDFRGVSPKSFDGRGNYTLGLRDQLIFPEIDFAKVDKTRGMNVCIVTTAKTDEQARALLRHFGMPFRVN, from the coding sequence ATGGTACCAAGACTAAAGCAAAAATACAAAGAACAAGTCTCCTCTCTTTTGATGAAAGAATTTGAGCTTACTAACCCTATGGCAGTACCAAAAATAGAGAAGATAGTTATCAATATGGGGTTGGGAAGAGATTTTATTACTTCAAATAATGCTAAAATCTTAGATATAGCAGCGGATGAACTAGCTGTTATTACAGGTCAAAAACCTGTAATAACTCGTGCTAAAAAATCTATAGCTGCCTTTAAGTTACGACAAAATATGACTATAGGAGCTATGGTAACATTAAGAAATGATCGAATGTATGAGTTTTTAGATCGTTTAATCAGTGTAGTGTTGCCTAGAGTACGTGATTTTCGTGGGGTATCTCCTAAATCTTTTGATGGGCGTGGTAACTACACTTTAGGGTTACGAGATCAATTAATTTTTCCAGAGATTGATTTTGCTAAAGTTGATAAAACACGTGGTATGAATGTTTGTATTGTAACCACGGCTAAAACAGATGAACAAGCTCGGGCATTGTTACGACACTTTGGAATGCCATTTCGAGTTAACTAA
- a CDS encoding 50S ribosomal protein L6, translating to MSRVGKKEIELPKDVKVEISSEIVQVTGPKGVLKTSIPNGISVKVENNAIKVESKGNDFAALYGLTRALLANSVTGVTKGFTRQLDIVGVGYRVELDRSKVNDAKKPVRAYSSKKQSSGQKSIIFDLGYSHMIDFPVPEGIDFRADKIAGKTIPQYQTTLTLSGIDRQILGQVAADMHNLRKPDAYKGKGVRYAEKVLKLKPGKTGK from the coding sequence ATGTCAAGAGTTGGTAAAAAAGAAATAGAACTGCCAAAAGATGTAAAAGTAGAGATTTCATCAGAGATTGTGCAAGTAACAGGCCCAAAAGGTGTCTTAAAAACATCTATACCAAACGGTATAAGTGTAAAGGTCGAAAATAATGCTATTAAAGTTGAGAGCAAAGGGAATGATTTTGCTGCCCTTTATGGTTTAACACGAGCTTTACTTGCAAATTCTGTGACAGGTGTTACAAAAGGCTTTACTAGACAACTTGATATTGTAGGCGTAGGCTACAGAGTGGAATTAGATCGTAGTAAAGTGAATGATGCTAAAAAGCCTGTTCGCGCTTATTCTTCAAAAAAACAATCAAGTGGGCAAAAGTCAATAATATTTGATCTGGGATACTCTCATATGATAGATTTCCCAGTTCCAGAAGGCATAGATTTTAGAGCAGATAAAATTGCTGGTAAAACTATTCCTCAGTATCAAACTACACTTACTTTGTCAGGAATAGATCGTCAAATTTTAGGTCAAGTAGCAGCTGATATGCATAATTTACGTAAACCGGATGCTTACAAAGGTAAAGGGGTACGTTATGCAGAAAAAGTATTAAAACTTAAGCCTGGTAAGACAGGTAAATAA
- the rpsK gene encoding 30S ribosomal protein S11 encodes MAKKTTASSKKKTFKKKEKKVIPQGIVHIQASFNNTLVSITDLEGNLVSASSAGALGFNGSRKGTPFAAQQAASKAATLAKEAGMQICEVRVKGPGSGRESAIRAVHSAGIDVRVIKDVTPIPHNGCRPPKRRRV; translated from the coding sequence ATGGCAAAAAAAACAACAGCTTCTAGTAAAAAGAAAACTTTTAAGAAGAAAGAAAAAAAGGTAATTCCTCAAGGAATCGTTCATATTCAAGCCTCTTTTAATAATACTTTAGTTAGTATTACTGATTTAGAGGGAAATCTCGTTAGTGCCTCTTCAGCAGGTGCGTTAGGCTTTAATGGATCTCGTAAAGGGACACCTTTTGCTGCTCAACAAGCTGCTAGCAAAGCTGCTACGCTTGCTAAAGAAGCCGGTATGCAAATTTGTGAAGTTAGGGTTAAAGGCCCTGGATCTGGCCGAGAATCAGCTATTCGTGCTGTTCATAGTGCTGGAATAGATGTTCGTGTAATAAAAGATGTTACACCAATACCTCATAATGGTTGTAGACCGCCTAAACGTCGTAGAGTTTAG
- the secY gene encoding preprotein translocase subunit SecY → MLDQFFRSLKNVFSIPDLRRRIFFTLFMLLVYRIGSHIRTPGIDPYQLEKLWSTIAGSLVGVVDLFTGGNFRVVSIFALGITPYITSSIVLQLLTSVFPSLKKVQEEGESGRQKINQYTRYGTILLSLLQSFFISMWLKSQPGLVVGINPVMFVFLTMLTLTTGTAFIMWLGEQITERGIGNGISLMIFAGIVLGLPNAIYQIWERVKDLDPTSTLGVLAMLVAMLAITMAIVFVERGHRKISINYAKRMVGRKLVGGQSTHMPLRVNMAGVIPVIFASSILTFPQTIAQFTGSDAIKSFLGNFGGGHPLYMLLFTVANIFFTFFYVSIIFNTDEIAENLRKHGGYVPGIRPGKRTADYLSTILTRLTVVGAIYLTVIAIIPQILLSGVQVDKLPGVGTWLYGVFTSNPITDWIVKGFGFQFYFGGTSLLIVIGVAMDTVNQIESQLIMRHYEGFLKKGRIRGRRD, encoded by the coding sequence ATGTTAGATCAATTTTTTAGAAGTTTAAAAAACGTTTTTTCTATACCAGATTTAAGAAGACGTATTTTTTTTACGTTGTTTATGTTGTTGGTTTATCGTATAGGTAGCCATATAAGAACGCCTGGGATTGATCCTTATCAACTAGAAAAGCTTTGGAGTACCATTGCGGGTTCTTTAGTAGGTGTAGTTGATTTGTTCACTGGTGGAAATTTTCGAGTAGTTTCGATATTTGCTCTTGGTATTACTCCTTATATAACTTCTTCCATAGTTTTGCAATTGTTGACATCCGTTTTTCCTTCTCTAAAAAAAGTTCAAGAAGAAGGGGAATCTGGAAGACAAAAAATAAATCAATATACACGCTATGGAACCATATTGCTTTCTCTCTTACAGTCATTTTTCATATCGATGTGGTTGAAAAGCCAACCTGGCTTAGTTGTTGGGATTAATCCTGTAATGTTTGTTTTTCTTACCATGTTGACACTAACTACTGGAACTGCTTTTATAATGTGGTTAGGAGAACAAATTACAGAACGTGGCATTGGTAATGGTATCAGTTTGATGATTTTTGCTGGTATTGTCTTAGGTTTGCCTAATGCTATTTACCAAATTTGGGAACGAGTTAAAGACTTAGATCCAACATCAACTTTAGGTGTTTTAGCTATGCTTGTAGCTATGTTGGCTATAACAATGGCTATTGTTTTTGTTGAGCGTGGGCATAGAAAGATATCAATAAACTATGCAAAAAGGATGGTTGGTCGCAAACTTGTAGGGGGACAATCAACTCACATGCCTTTGCGCGTTAATATGGCAGGCGTTATACCTGTTATTTTTGCTTCTTCTATACTTACTTTCCCACAAACAATAGCTCAATTTACAGGATCTGATGCTATAAAAAGTTTTTTAGGTAATTTTGGTGGCGGCCATCCTTTGTATATGTTGCTATTTACTGTTGCAAACATATTTTTCACTTTCTTCTATGTTTCTATAATTTTTAATACAGATGAAATTGCGGAAAATTTGCGTAAACATGGTGGTTATGTGCCAGGCATACGCCCGGGTAAACGTACAGCGGATTACTTAAGCACTATCCTGACTAGATTAACTGTTGTTGGTGCTATTTACTTAACTGTAATAGCAATTATTCCACAGATATTACTTAGTGGCGTTCAAGTGGATAAATTGCCGGGTGTAGGAACATGGTTATATGGTGTCTTTACTTCTAACCCAATTACTGATTGGATAGTAAAAGGCTTCGGCTTTCAATTCTATTTTGGTGGTACTTCTCTATTAATTGTAATAGGTGTTGCTATGGATACTGTTAACCAGATAGAATCCCAGTTGATCATGCGACATTATGAAGGCTTTTTGAAAAAAGGTCGGATAAGAGGCCGTAGAGACTAG
- the rpmD gene encoding 50S ribosomal protein L30 codes for MSQAVDKKIKIQLYRSVICTPKPHKVMVSTLGLRKLNQVVTHPDLPSIRGVVAKVPHLLRVVED; via the coding sequence ATGTCTCAAGCAGTTGATAAAAAAATTAAGATACAACTTTACCGTAGTGTGATTTGTACACCAAAACCACATAAAGTAATGGTTAGTACGTTAGGACTACGTAAGTTAAATCAGGTGGTAACGCATCCAGATCTTCCTTCAATTCGCGGAGTGGTTGCAAAGGTGCCACATCTCCTTAGAGTGGTAGAAGATTAA
- a CDS encoding adenylate kinase has product MSLNKIIVMLGAPGAGKGTQARKLQEKFSLPQISTGDILRQIAKENTPLGSTVREIQALGKLVGDDVLLELVTERTNKKDCTEGFVLDGYPRTLNQAKQLSLLAKKHNKPVFVIEVKVSEEILLNRLTGRRTCSGCGEIYNIYYKPPKHENKCDICESSLTNRSDDKLEAIKSRLEEYKANTAPLIDYYTNINSLISVDGTKLSSEIFDELCCILKS; this is encoded by the coding sequence GTGTCATTAAATAAGATAATTGTAATGTTAGGTGCCCCAGGAGCTGGTAAAGGTACCCAAGCACGTAAATTACAAGAAAAGTTTTCCTTACCCCAAATTTCTACAGGGGATATTTTGCGGCAAATTGCTAAAGAAAATACCCCTTTAGGGAGTACTGTTCGTGAAATACAGGCATTAGGAAAATTAGTTGGTGATGATGTTTTGCTTGAGCTTGTGACTGAGCGCACAAACAAGAAAGACTGCACAGAAGGTTTTGTTTTAGATGGTTATCCAAGAACGCTAAATCAAGCAAAACAGCTAAGTTTGTTGGCAAAAAAGCATAATAAGCCTGTTTTTGTTATAGAAGTTAAAGTTTCAGAAGAAATATTATTAAACAGATTAACAGGTAGACGCACTTGTTCTGGTTGTGGGGAAATTTATAATATTTATTACAAACCTCCTAAACATGAAAATAAGTGTGATATTTGTGAAAGTTCTTTAACTAATAGAAGTGACGATAAGTTAGAAGCTATAAAATCACGATTAGAAGAGTACAAAGCTAATACAGCTCCTCTCATAGATTACTACACTAATATAAATTCTTTGATATCTGTTGATGGAACTAAACTATCAAGTGAAATTTTTGATGAGCTTTGTTGCATTCTAAAATCTTAA
- a CDS encoding type Z 30S ribosomal protein S14 — MAKKSMLFKANKKAKFSSRAYNRCKRCGRPRAYLRKFSLCRICFRNLALEGQIPGVTKASW; from the coding sequence ATGGCTAAAAAATCTATGCTTTTTAAAGCAAACAAAAAAGCTAAGTTTAGTTCTCGTGCCTATAATAGGTGCAAACGTTGTGGACGGCCTCGGGCCTATTTGAGAAAATTTTCATTATGCCGTATTTGTTTTCGTAATTTGGCTTTAGAGGGTCAAATACCTGGGGTTACGAAAGCAAGTTGGTAA
- the rpsH gene encoding 30S ribosomal protein S8 has translation MDPIADMLTRVRNALAARHTQVDIPSSKLKVEVARILKEEGYINNYKVAGEGARKAIRVYLRYGPKGEMVLHYLKRVSKPGSRVYVKNSEIPNVLGGLGINIVSTSKGLMTGKQARQAQLGGELLCNIY, from the coding sequence ATGGATCCAATTGCTGATATGTTGACGCGTGTTCGTAATGCATTAGCAGCACGACATACACAAGTAGATATACCTTCTTCAAAGCTTAAAGTTGAAGTTGCCCGTATTCTAAAAGAAGAAGGCTATATAAACAACTATAAAGTAGCTGGCGAGGGTGCAAGAAAAGCCATAAGAGTGTATTTACGCTATGGCCCAAAAGGTGAAATGGTACTTCACTACTTAAAACGTGTATCTAAACCTGGAAGCAGAGTTTATGTGAAAAATAGCGAGATCCCTAATGTTTTAGGTGGATTAGGTATAAATATTGTTAGTACCTCAAAAGGTTTAATGACAGGTAAACAAGCGCGCCAAGCCCAATTAGGTGGGGAGTTGCTTTGTAACATATATTAA
- the rplR gene encoding 50S ribosomal protein L18 has product MITMKSRAKVRQAVHKRIRKKVVGTTQRPRLCVFRSLNHIYAQVVDDLTGSTICSASTLEKDYKEKAGGNIEAAKYVGQLIAKRAIDKGIQKVVFDRGGYLYHGRIKSLAEAAREIGLSF; this is encoded by the coding sequence ATGATTACAATGAAATCACGAGCAAAAGTTAGACAGGCTGTTCATAAACGTATTCGCAAAAAAGTTGTAGGAACCACACAAAGACCACGTCTCTGCGTTTTTCGTAGCTTAAATCATATTTATGCTCAAGTAGTTGATGATTTGACAGGATCTACAATATGTTCTGCTTCAACTTTAGAGAAAGACTATAAAGAAAAAGCTGGTGGAAATATAGAAGCTGCTAAATATGTAGGCCAACTAATAGCCAAGCGTGCTATTGATAAGGGAATACAAAAAGTAGTTTTTGATCGTGGTGGTTATCTTTATCATGGGCGCATAAAATCTTTAGCAGAAGCAGCTCGTGAAATAGGGTTAAGTTTTTAA
- the rpmJ gene encoding 50S ribosomal protein L36: protein MKVRASVKKICDKCKIIHRHGVVRIICENPKHKQRQG from the coding sequence ATGAAAGTTAGGGCATCTGTTAAGAAAATCTGTGACAAATGTAAAATTATTCATAGACATGGTGTAGTAAGAATAATTTGTGAGAATCCTAAACATAAGCAACGTCAAGGGTAA
- the infA gene encoding translation initiation factor IF-1, with amino-acid sequence MSKEDAIEVVASVVETLPNAMFRVELENKHQVLAHISGKMRKNFIKILPGDKVIVELSPYDLTRGRIIYRYK; translated from the coding sequence ATGTCAAAAGAAGACGCTATCGAAGTGGTTGCATCAGTAGTAGAAACATTACCAAATGCAATGTTTCGTGTTGAGTTAGAAAATAAGCATCAAGTTCTTGCCCATATTTCTGGGAAAATGCGCAAAAATTTTATTAAAATTTTGCCAGGGGACAAAGTCATAGTTGAGTTATCTCCTTATGATTTAACACGTGGGCGAATAATTTATCGTTATAAGTAA
- the rpsE gene encoding 30S ribosomal protein S5 translates to MERVVTADLELKDFVVSINRVTKVVKGGKNLSFSALVVVGDEHGVVGFGSGKAKEVPSAIKKGLDSAKKNLIKIPLSGNTLTHPIIGEFGAGRVLLKPAPEGTGVIAGGVVRAVMQSVGVTNVVTKVLGSNNPHNIVRAVFDGLKKLKSHEEVARLRGKRVEEI, encoded by the coding sequence ATGGAGCGTGTTGTTACAGCAGACTTAGAACTAAAAGATTTTGTTGTTTCAATTAATAGAGTAACTAAAGTAGTAAAAGGTGGTAAGAACCTAAGTTTTAGTGCTTTGGTAGTTGTTGGAGATGAGCATGGGGTAGTTGGTTTTGGTTCTGGTAAAGCTAAAGAAGTTCCTAGTGCAATTAAAAAAGGTTTAGACTCTGCAAAAAAGAACCTTATTAAAATACCTTTAAGTGGTAACACTTTAACACATCCTATTATAGGAGAATTTGGTGCTGGAAGAGTTCTACTTAAGCCTGCTCCTGAAGGTACAGGTGTTATAGCTGGGGGCGTTGTTCGTGCTGTTATGCAATCTGTAGGTGTTACTAATGTCGTAACAAAAGTTCTTGGTTCAAATAATCCCCATAATATTGTTAGAGCTGTGTTTGATGGGTTAAAGAAATTAAAAAGCCATGAAGAAGTAGCTCGACTTAGAGGCAAAAGAGTAGAAGAGATATAA